A single Bosea sp. PAMC 26642 DNA region contains:
- a CDS encoding ArgE/DapE family deacylase: MPLDPALRDKILASVEAGFAEQIAFTQELIRFPSLRGEEHACQDFIFRELKLRGFTMDRFPMDRAAIAAHPGGAPFSEAHSEAPIVVGIHHPREETGRSLILQAHVDVVPTGPESLWTHRPFDPVIEGDWLYGRGGADMKCGQGANFACLDALRRIGLQPAATLYLQSVVEEESTGNGALMTHLRGYRADAVLIPEPEEEMLVRANVGVLWFQVEVRGVPMHVREMGGGANAIDGAYRVIAALRQLEAELNAEKAGREHFDALAHPINLNIGKIEGGDWASSVPCWCRIDCRISMYPGTSAETLSRRIEDCVRGFARQDMFLANNPPQITFNGFYAEGYVLEPGSEAEAVLGRAHQAAVGAPLQSFMTAGYIDTRVYALYDKIPALCYGPKSENIHAFDERCSLASLKKITGAMALFVAEWCGVESISA, translated from the coding sequence ATGCCTCTCGATCCCGCCCTGCGCGACAAGATTCTCGCTTCCGTCGAGGCCGGCTTTGCCGAGCAGATCGCCTTTACGCAGGAGCTGATCCGCTTTCCCTCGCTGCGCGGAGAGGAACATGCCTGTCAGGATTTCATCTTCCGGGAACTGAAGCTGCGCGGTTTCACCATGGACCGCTTCCCGATGGACCGGGCCGCGATTGCAGCGCATCCGGGCGGGGCGCCGTTTTCCGAGGCGCATTCGGAGGCGCCGATCGTCGTCGGCATCCACCATCCACGCGAGGAGACCGGCCGCTCGCTGATCCTGCAGGCGCATGTCGATGTCGTGCCGACCGGACCAGAAAGCCTGTGGACGCATCGGCCCTTCGATCCGGTGATCGAGGGTGACTGGCTCTATGGCCGGGGCGGGGCCGACATGAAGTGCGGCCAGGGCGCGAATTTCGCCTGCCTCGACGCGTTGAGGCGCATCGGGTTGCAACCGGCGGCGACGCTCTACCTGCAATCCGTGGTCGAGGAGGAATCGACCGGCAACGGCGCTCTGATGACGCATCTGCGCGGCTACAGGGCCGATGCCGTGCTGATTCCGGAGCCCGAGGAGGAGATGCTGGTGCGCGCCAATGTCGGCGTGCTCTGGTTCCAGGTCGAGGTGCGCGGCGTGCCGATGCATGTGCGCGAGATGGGGGGCGGCGCCAATGCGATCGACGGCGCGTATCGCGTCATCGCCGCCTTGCGGCAGCTGGAGGCGGAGCTCAACGCCGAGAAGGCCGGGCGCGAGCATTTCGACGCACTGGCGCATCCGATCAACCTGAACATCGGCAAGATCGAGGGCGGCGACTGGGCCTCGTCGGTGCCGTGCTGGTGCCGGATCGACTGCCGGATCAGCATGTATCCGGGCACGAGCGCCGAGACGCTGTCGCGGCGTATCGAGGATTGCGTGCGCGGCTTTGCCAGGCAAGACATGTTCCTCGCCAACAACCCGCCACAGATCACCTTCAACGGCTTCTATGCGGAGGGCTATGTGCTGGAGCCCGGCAGCGAGGCGGAGGCCGTGCTCGGGCGCGCGCATCAGGCGGCGGTCGGTGCGCCGCTCCAGAGCTTCATGACGGCGGGCTATATCGATACCCGCGTCTATGCGCTCTACGACAAGATTCCCGCTCTGTGCTACGGGCCGAAATCGGAGAACATCCACGCCTTCGACGAACGCTGCAGCCTCGCCTCACTGAAGAAGATCACAGGAGCGATGGCGCTGTTCGTGGCGGAATGGTGCGGGGTCGAGAGCATTTCGGCGTGA